CCCGCGCCGCGCGCGATCAGCGCCACGCGATGTGCACGGCAGGCGCGCACCAGTGCCTGTACCTGTTCGATGCTGGCGGGCAGCGCGACGGCAGCGGGGCGCTGGTGGCGCCACGAGTTGTCCTGCGCGTTCGCCTCCAGCGCGTTGTCATCCATGCGCCAGCCCTCCGCGCCCAGCAGGGCAGACAGTTCGGCAACCAGGGCAGCGGGCAGGGCAGTACTCATGACGGATCTCGCGGGACAGCAGGGGCGGGTTGGATCAGTTTCCAGGCAACAACGGCGCCGGCCAGCGGCAGCCACACCCAGCGCAGTTCAGAGAGAAGGGTGGCGATGCCGCGCGCGCTGAAGAACTGCGGGGCGAACGGTGAAACGCGGATCGGCCGCCACGGGGCGAAGAAGCGGTGTTCGCTCCACGGCCAGGCCAGGGCAACGCCAAGGCCGCCGGAGGTCATGGCGTCGAGCAGGGGATGGCTGGCGGCGCAGATGAAGACGAATGCCGCCGCCTGCACGGTGGACGCCACCGTTGGCCGCGCCGTGGTAGGTGCCAACCTTGGTTGGCACGAAACCGCCGACCAAGGTCGGCCGCTACCAAAGAACGCCCACACCGCGGCCAACACCGCCAGAACCCCGGCAAACAACAACGAATGGCTTGCACCGCGATGGCCGAACGCATCGGCATAGGGAATGTGCAGTGCAAAGGCCAGTACATCGGCATCGGGCAGCATCGCGGCGACCACACCGGCAGCCAGCAGCCACGCAGGAATGCGGCCACGATCGGCGGCGCACCACAG
This genomic window from Stenotrophomonas maltophilia contains:
- a CDS encoding metal-dependent hydrolase, giving the protein MPSIITHAAVPLALWCAADRGRIPAWLLAAGVVAAMLPDADVLAFALHIPYADAFGHRGASHSLLFAGVLAVLAAVWAFFGSGRPWSAVSCQPRLAPTTARPTVASTVQAAAFVFICAASHPLLDAMTSGGLGVALAWPWSEHRFFAPWRPIRVSPFAPQFFSARGIATLLSELRWVWLPLAGAVVAWKLIQPAPAVPRDPS